The following coding sequences lie in one Phalacrocorax aristotelis chromosome 4, bGulAri2.1, whole genome shotgun sequence genomic window:
- the NPFFR2 gene encoding neuropeptide FF receptor 2, whose amino-acid sequence MTFLKISFKAHYNMSEKTDSNSSFDWPHTPNHNGTYKYLYLEGNISYVDFYLHQPSVAAVFIISYLLIFLLCMVGNGAVCFIVLRNKHMRTVTNLFILNLAVSDLLVGIFCMPTTLLDSIIAGWPFGSLVCKVSGMVQGISVSASVFTLVAIAVDRFRCIVYPFKQKLTISTAVTVIAVIWILAVAIMCPSAVMLQVQEEKHFRVILGYGNETRPVYWCQEDWPNPGMRKIYTTVLFANIYLAPLALIIIMYARISIALFNTAMPVAGKHSQEQRHSVSKKKQRVIKMLIIVALLFTLSWLPLWTLMMLSDYTNLSDIQLQIINIYIYPFAHWLAFFNSSVNPIIYGFFNENFRRGFQAAFKLQLCSREIVHREVCSQRGQSNAILPAANYQTPQNRACQKAKEEGKTVKKGNWVNNPQDLIMEDLDEPCNDGIK is encoded by the exons atgacctttttaaaaatatcttttaaggCACATTACAACATGAGTGAGAAAACAGACTCAAACTCCTCATTTGATTGGCCTCACACGCCGAATCATAACGGGACATACAAGTACCTCTACTTAGAAGGCAACATCTCCTATGTGGACTTCTACCTTCATCAGCCTTCGGTGGCAGCTGTCTTCATCATCTCTTACCTCCTCATCTTCCTGCTCTGTATGGTCGGCAACGGAGCGGTTTGCTTTATCGTCCTGAGGAACAAACATATGCGGACAGTCACAAACCTTTTCATCTTGAACCTGGCTGTCAGCGATTTACTGGTGGGAATCTTCTGCATGCCCACCACCCTCCTGGACAGCATCATTGCAG GATGGCCGTTTGGGAGCCTGGTCTGCAAGGTGAGCGGCATGGTCCAAGGAATCTCTGTTTCCGCCTCTGTCTTCACTCTAGTTGCTATCGCCGTAGACAG GTTTCGATGCATTGTTTATCCGTTCAAGCAGAAGCTGACCATTTCAACGGCAGTCACCGTTATAGCGGTCATCTGGATTCTGGCTGTCGCAATCATGTGTCCTTCTGCAGTCATGCTGCAGGTACAAGAGGAGAAGCATTTCAGGGTGATCCTTGGCTATGGCAATGAAACCCGCCCTGTATACTGGTGCCAGGAGGACTGGCCTAACCCGGGAATGAGAAAGATCTATACGACGGTTCTGTTTGCCAACATCTACCTGGCGCCCCTGGCGCTCATTATTATCATGTATGCTAGGATAAGCATTGCTCTCTTCAACACAGCAATGCCCGTGGCAGGAAAACACAGCCAGGAGCAGCGGCACAGTGTGtctaagaagaaacaaagagtCATCAAAATGCTCATTATTGTAGCTTTGCTTTTCACGCTGTCCTGGCTTCCCTTGTGGACTCTGATGATGCTCTCAGACTACACCAACCTTTCAGATATCCAGTTGCAGATCATCAACATTTATATCTATCCCTTTGCTCACTGGCTGGCCTTTTTCAACAGCAGCGTCAACCCTATCATCTACGGTTTCTTCAACGAAAACTTTCGCCGAGGCTTTCAGGCAGCCTTTAAacttcagctctgctccagagaGATCGTTCACAGGGAGGTCTGCTCTCAGCGAGGCCAAAGCAATGCCATTTTGCCAGCTGCCAACTACCAGACACCCCAGAATCGAGCTTGCCAAAAGGctaaggaggaggggaagacaGTTAAGAAAGGAAATTGGGTGAATAACCCGCAGGATTTGATAATGGAGGATCTAGACGAGCCCTGCAACGATGGCATTAAGTGA